The region TATGAAATTGCCGGAAAGCGTGGTCAAATTCTTGATTTGTGGGGACAGGTGAAAGATGTTCCTTACCTTGGAAAAATTAAAGTTGGTAATTTCAAAGAACCTTTCTCAATGACAGTTTTGGGAGGCCGGACAGGTTCTACCATGATGGAGTATCCTCCGTCTGCGGTTTTTGCTCAGGCTCGTAACCTTGGTATCCAATTTGAGAATACATATTTTGATAACAGGATTAACGCTGCGGCTGGTATCTTTAATAAATGTAATTATCTCGACAATGCCTTTACGGATAATAATGACGGGGTGGATTTAACAGGGCGTATCGGCTGGCGTCCATATCTTGAAGATGATGGTAAAAAGCTGATTCATGTCGGCCTTGGATATTCACACCAGTTTCTTGATGCTGACGCACAGAAAACGAGTTTTTCTCCTACTACAGGATCCAATCTTTCGTTAATAAAACTTTCTGGAACAGGTTCTATAGCAGCGTATAGTCAGGATTTAGTAAACCTTGAGCTTGCAGGAATTTGGGATCAATTCTGGCTCCAAAGTGAGTACACTTCGGCTTATCTCAATACAAAAGATCGTAATAATGCATATTTTTCAGGTTATCATGTTGATGTTGGTTATATCCTCACTGGAGAAAGTAAGCCGTTTAAATCTGCCAATGCTGTTTTCGGAGCTATCACCCCGAAAGAACCTTTTAATCCCTTGAATGGAACATGGGGAGCTTTAGAAATTGCTGCTCAGTACTCACATGCTGATTTGAATGATTATCACGCTGATGTTCGAGGCGGAGTTCAGGATAACATCGGAGTTGCTCTTAATTGGTATTTGAATGCGCACACCCGTGTTGCCGGTAACTATATTCATGCCGATGTCAGCGGAAGAGATAATTCATCCCTTAGTAATGGCGAGATGGATATTTATCAGTGTAGAATAATGTTTTATTTTTAAAGATATAAATTAACGTAATAAGCGAGAGCTTTGTGAACGATTCAAAGAAAAATGAAAACATTGTTTTTATTGAATCGGCATTAATAGATTTAGTGCCGATTTTACTTGATACTCTTGTTAAAGAATTAGCAGAGATGGAAAAAACTTTTGAAGACGGCGACTTTGTAAAATTACAGGAACAGGCTCATTCTTCACGCGGGGCTGCTTTGACATATGGATTTGATGCATATGCCGAGGTGTTGCTTGATCTGCAACATGCTGCCAAGAGTGAAGCCTCAGAAATTACGAAGTACCTTTTCGGATTATTGCACGGTTTGCTTGAATCGGTGGAGTTTAAAGTAAATTCTTCAAACGGCAAAGCTTAGTGCTTTGATGAGAAAGTTCTTTGTAGCTAAACATATTCCTGGACATCCGCTTTCTCTTGGGCCTGCAATATTGAGTGCCTTTATGTGCATAGAGCTTACCCAAGCCCTGAAAGTTTCAAGAGCAAGTGGTGAGCTCAGCGGGATGACTGCTGTCGGTTTGCCGTATCGTTTTGCTAGTTTTATGGTTAAAGACGTTCCTTTGGATTCACATTCTCCGGGAAAAATTAATGTCCCGTCTGAATCAACAACGTTCTGTTCTGTCCTTTTCCAGTAAGAGCCGGTATCCATTTCTTTCAGATTATATTTATCTGGGATTACGCCGTCTTCGGCTTTCCTACCTTTCGGACACCAGCCTGTGTGCGGGATTCCGAGATAAATAGCTGCGTCCAGAGCTCCGCGATCAACCCCCGTCTGCCCGCCTGATATAATTCTGAATCCGTTTGGTAATTCTAAAGTGTCAGTCTGGAATGTGTTGTTTTCTGTTTCCAGAAATGCACCACAATTAGGGCAGCGGACTTGATCAAGTCTTTCTATCAGAGCCGGAATCAAGTCAAAGGCTTCAATCGGTCCGGTCCATAAACAGGCGGCACATGATCTGTATCCTTTACTTCCGTATGGTGCTGGTCTTTCCATAGATGGACGGATATCAGTTGTCCGGTATAATAACAAGCTGTACTTGCGGGATGCTTGAAAGCTTGTCCAGATCCAGTGTTGTGCTGATTTCAGCAGGCACAAATAGTATCCCTTTAAATCCTTGTTCTATTCTGTTCCAAAGTTCTGATGGGGTGCAGTAATTGATTTTGCCAGGGCATATAACCAGCAGATTTTTAACAGGTGCTGTTTCGGACTTCCCAAGGACCATACAGGGATCTGTCATAATCAAATCTTCATGTAACATTCCGTGTATGGTATCAATCAAACGCTTGTCGTCAATCGGTTTGATGAGAGCCACATCACCTCCTGCCTTCTGCCCTTCTGCAAGAGCACTGATTACAATTACCGGTATATGGCAGGTTGAAGGGTCCATACGTAATTGTCTAATTGCTTCAGCTCCGTCCATTCTCGGCATTTTTAGGTCCATGGTGATAAGCTGCGGAAGCTGCTTTCGCGCTATTTCTAAAGCTTCAATTCCATTTGTTGCCGATACTATTCTATACCCTTCATCTTCAATGATTTGTGATAAAAATTCGTTAAGAGCTGGATCGTCATCAGCTATAAGGATCAGCGGGCTGTCGTTAGTGTTAGAACGTCTACCTGCAGAATTAATTTTGTTTAGTGCTGAAGTTTGATTAACTTCTATTTCAGGTGTTCCTTTTGCTAACGTGAAATGAAAAGAGCTTCCCTCACCTAACTTGCTGTCTACCCAGATACGTCCGCTATGATGTTCAACTATTTGTTTACAGATTGGCAAGCCAAGTCCTGTTCCTTTTGGTTTACCTGTCAAAGTGTCACCAACTTGTTTAAAGCGTTCAAAAATTTTCTTTTGATCAGCTTCAGAAATACCGCTTCCTGTATCACTCACACTTATTAATATTTCATCTCCATGGTCACGGGCGGAGCAGGTGATAGAACCTGAATTTGTAAATTTTAAGGCATTAGAGATTAGGTTCACCATGACTTGCATAATCCTGTCGTGGTCACCAAAGATTACGGGTAGATTCTCGTCTACATCAATTTGCATGAGAATGTTCTTGTTTTCCCAGAGCGGTTTAGTTGTCTGGCTTGAAATTGTGAGAACTTCTTTTATATCTATAGAAATATTTTTCCAGTCAACTTTACCGGACTCCATTTTCGCAATATCCAGTACATCGTTAATAAGCTCGGTTAAGCGTTCTCCTTCAGAAACTATAATGCCGATGTTTTCCTGAATTTGATTCATAGCTCTTTGAGCTTTTATATCTGTTGTCTGACAATGCGGAAAAACAGTTTTTTCTAGTTTCTTATTAATGATTTTAGCGAATCCTAAGATTGAAGTCATAGGGGTTCTCAGTTCATGTGAGACCGTGGAAATAAAGTCTGTTTTTAGATTGTCGATTTCTTTTTCGTATGTGATATCTCTAACCAGAATAACAGCGCCAAGGCATAAAGTTGTATCATCTTCAGAGTCTAGCTTATTAATCGGGGTGGCTACAGCTTTGGCAATCGTGCGGTTAGGTAGAATTATTTCGGAACTGTAAATTTCTTGTTTACAACCTTTTACTAAATTAAAAAGGTGTTTCATTTCTTCCGTGAAAAAATATTTTACATCTTTTCCGATAACATCCTGTCCTTCAAGACCGAATAATTCTGCAAGAGCATGGTTTGTTAGAGAAATTTTCCCAGATATATCAATAACCAACAATCCGTCAGCAAGATTGTCTATAATAACTTCCAAATAAGTAAGAGTGTCTTGTAATTCACTCGTAGCATTCGTCACAGCCCGTTCAAGTCCGGCAATAAGTGTGGTTAGTTCACTGGCCATGTTTTGCATTGTTCCTGCAAGAAGGCCTATTTCGTCTTTGGAAGTTATTTCAATTGAAGCAGAAAAATCATGGTCTGATAGCTTACGGGCATATTCGGTCAACTTGTTCAGAGGCTCTGAGATACGTTTAACATTCATATACAACAGCCATACGCTGCCCCAGAAAATGAAAAACATTACAACTTGTAATTTTGCAATTGCTATCCATACGTATTTGGTGATCAGTTCCTTATCCATTCCGACATGTACATAGCCAGCCATCCCGGCAAGAATGGGCTTGGTAATATCAATCACTTTTCCAAATTTAGGAAGATCAATTTCTCTAATTGAAAATTCTTTGGGATGTGAATGGCTATGCATTAAAATTTCCGGGACGCGTGGTACAAATGTATGGGAAATGATATCGCCGTTTTCATCCTGAACATACACATATGCAGCTCCATCAATGGCCTTGAACTGATCTATCATTGACTGGATTGTCGAAGAATCACGGTTAAGCAGAATTTCCACACTTGAACTGGCAATGCTGCTGGCGATAGCCTGTCCTTTGCTTACGTATTCATCGGTCATGTGATTGTATAGCGTCAGTGCTGAGACCAGTGACATTGATATTGATATTACACCGAACAGAACGAAGTTGAGAAGCAGAGTAGTTTTAAAAATTTTAGACATTCTCATCTTCATTTGTTCCACCTATTCCAATTTGTAAGAGGTACGAATTGTCCTTCTGAAACGGTTGTATAGTATACTTTATCAAAACCTTGATGCTTGCCTCGGCTAAAGCTGATTGGGGCATCGAGTCCGATATCAAGGTCTTTTATTGATAATGTTGCAGAGTAAAGGCTTGTTTTCTTAGGACTTTCCGTCATGCGCTCAAGGATTATCGACATTACTTTTGCATTTAGGTAGCCCTCAAAGCTGATGAAGCTGAATTTCAAAGGATTATAGTCTTTAGCAAACTCTTCAGGTGGAGCTGGAGGATTTTCAGACATTACTTTTCTGTAGTCGCGTACGGCTGCAAGGGAAGTGTCTTCATAAGTTGGAACGGCTTGAGTATTGATAAGGTTTTCGGTGTATTTTTTACCGGTTGATTTTTCGAGACCGTTTAAAAGATGCAACATGTTTTCGCTGCCTACAAAAGATAAATTGCATATTGGAATATTCAATCCCGCATCTCTGGCATCTCTTATAAAAGCTGCACATGCTTCATACGTTCCGATTGAGATGATTGCATCTGGTTGTGTTGCTGCGAGTATTTTAACCTGCTCTTCCATGGAACTTTTAAAGTCAGTTCCTCTTCTGTAGGTTGCTTCTGCAACAATACGCAGGTTTTTTTCAGTAAGAGCTTTTCTAATTCCTTCCCATCCGCTTCTACCATATGCGTCTGCCTGATATAGCACTGCAATTCTTCTGCGGCCTATCATAAAAAGATTATGTACCAGTCCCCATGTTTCCTGTCTGTATGATGCTCTCAGGTTGAAAACATATTTTTTATATGGGTATTCGCGTTGCGGCTGCGCGCCTGTGAAGGGGAAGAACAGATAGAGCGGTTTATCGGTGTTGAAGTGCTTAATGACAGGAAGAACTCGTGTCACAGTGGGAGTTCCCACATAGTTGAACATGCAGAGGACGTTATCCCTTTCAATCAGGTTGATAGTGTTGCGAATAGCTGGAAGAGGGTTGTATCCATCATCGTAATATCTGATAACAACTTTGTGACCGTTAATCCCTCCGTTTGCATTTACCTGATTGAAATAGGCTTGTGATCCTCTGAAAAGTTCTATCCCAAGCCCTTTGCTGTGCCCTGTAAAGGCGGCAGACATTCCAAGGAGTATGGGTTTATTGGGGAGAGCACTTTTTTGGGCATATACTGTTGTGGTTAGGTAAAAAATAATAAGTATAGCTGGGAATAATATATGCTTGACGTGAATTTTCTTCATAACGGAATCCTATGAGTTGTAGTCGCTTTCTGACGATAGTTACTGCCTTTTTGCGAACTGTTCTCTATATACAGGCATTTCGTTCTGTCAGATCAGTTTAAATTGTTTCTGTGAATTTTACAGAATCTTGGTGATATAGGACGGTCAAGATTAATCGATTTAGAACCTTCTAAAATTTCTAGAATGTTATCGATAAAAAAATTGACCAGATGCTTGTCCAGTTTTCCTTCTGCAGCTTCTTGTTTTAGAATCTGTAGAGCTCGGGTTTGAGGCTTTGCAGGTTTATAATGGCGTTCTTGAGTTATCGCATCATAAATATCTACGATTGCTAATATTTGGCTTTGAATGAGTATTTCATTACCTTTAATTCCGGCTGGATACCCAGAACCGTCAAGTCGTTCATGGTGTTGACAAATAATAGTCAAGAGTTGCGCCAAATCTTCGTGAAATGGAATATGTTCTAGAATTCTCTTACTTTCAGCAGGGTGACGTTCAATTTCACGTCTTTCTTCTGGAGTAAGGTTGCCTTTTTGAATAAGTAGACTTTTTTGTTCCTCAGGTTGCAGTAATTGAATATTTGCGCCATTAATGTTGAATTTAATTTCGCTGATATTATGGATAAAATCCAGATCATCCTGCTCAGGGCTGAGGGATATATTTATCTGTTTAACTCTGTTGTAGTCATCTTCCCATTCTTTGTGATGGTGTATACCGAAGAGTTTCATGCGCATGCCAATTATATCAAGTATCGAGTTGGGAAGGCGGTTTTTTTTAGTAAGCACATATTCTTTAATGCCTATTTTCCCGATGTCATGAAGAATTCCAGAATAAAAAATTTCGCGTAGTTGTTCATCTGTGAATTTCGTTTCATTAAAAAGGTTACCCTCTTGCGAAATAAGGCGTGCAAAAGAAATTGCTAGGTGAGCGACTCTTTCCGAATGACCTGCTGTGAACGGGTCTCGCGCATCAATTGCTTCTGCCAGAGCTTTAAGGAGTGCATCCATAAGGACTCTGATAGATTCGAAATTATATGCGTTGCTTATAGAAATTCCTGCGACAGACGCCAGAGTGTAAACGTGTTTCAGATGGGCAGCGTTGAAAGCATTAGCATGCTTAGATGTCAGGACAAGCATACCTTCGCAAAGGTTAGGAGAAGGGATGGGCATGATAAGTATAGATCTTATGTTGCCGCAAAGTTTATTTTCACAGCGATGGTCTTGTTCAGCATCGTTTAGTATTTCACCGTGCAGGCTTGTGATGATATCCGTAAAAAGTGAGCATCCTATCAATTCTTCGAAAATTTCTGCACTATCAGCACCGAAGCTGTCAAAAACAGTGAAGCCATCCTCTTCTGGTAGATATACTACGCCCATTTCAGCAGGGATCTTAGAACTTTTACATTCCTTAATCAGAGCTTTAATAACATCTTTAAGCTTTGGGGAGTTGTTAAGTTCAACTATAGATCTGTGTAATATGGATAGTTCTCGATACTTAGAAAGGGTCTCCTCTCCAATAAGGCGTCTTGCCTTTTCCGATTCAATGTGAGCTGATATGGAATATGAGGTAAATTCAAGAACTGCTTTGATCTGATTAATTTCTTTTTCAGATAATTCAGAGAAATTTTGAAGTGAAACACCTATGCGTAGATTTTCATTTGCATCGTTAACGACTGTAGTGAAGATTGTTTTTTCAAAAGGGTAAATCGATGGGTCCGCACAAAAAACCGGAGTGTCGTCAATATAAGCGCATAATAGTGAATTTTTAGGGAGTAGTGCTGCCGCTTTTTCAAAAAAAACTTTCAGCTTTTTTGGCCTGATAAATCGCTTTAATCGTATTTTCGGTTTGATGCTGGTATTCATGGCGTTGATCATTGATCAAGTTTTAGTATTTCTTTTGCAACTGCTATGATCTCATCTGGATCGAATGGTTTGGTCATGTATCTTTCTGCTCCGAGATTCAAGCCATGCTTTCTGTCGACTTCTTGCCCTTTTGCCGTTAAAAGTATTATCTTAACTGAGGATAAGTCAGGGTCTTTGCAAACTTCTTGACATACTTCATAGCCGTTGATGTATGGCATCATTATGTCCAGTAATACTAAATCCGGACGCTCGGAGCGAATTAGGTCGAGTCCTTCTTCACCGTTTTCAGCTGTTAGAAGTTCAATGTCGTAATCATCTTCCAGTTCTTCTAGCGTTTGTTCTAAAAGCATTCTGATGTGAACTTCATCATCCACAACTAGAATTTTTCCAGCCATAAGTTCTCCTTTTGTTGTCTTATTAATCTTATGTTTACATATTGTAATCCTCATCGGCAAGAGGTAGTTCTGCTAAAGTTTAAATTATTGTTTTTTTGCTGCAATATAAGTAATTACAATGCATTAGTTAAAAAATGGTATGGTTTAGCTAACATGCCGTATTGTTGATAAATTGAAAATATAACAACGTTTTTAATAATTAAGCTGAGAATGTAGTATGATGCAAAGTAAAGTTGATTCCAGATTTCTTGAATCTGTTAAAACCTCATTTTTTATTTTTCCAGATATTCCTGAGCCTGTAAAAATATTTTTGTGGCTAATCGCTTTAGGGACTTCAATTGCTATATTCGTTGTGCTTTGGCGGAAGTATAAACCGCTGTCCTCTATTAAAGAGTTTTATAAATCTTTACCTCCGCTTCACATGCAGTCTGTTAAATTAATGAAAGGTGGAAAAGTTGTCAGTGCCGAAGGCAA is a window of Desulfovibrio sp. UCD-KL4C DNA encoding:
- a CDS encoding putative molybdenum carrier protein; its protein translation is MERPAPYGSKGYRSCAACLWTGPIEAFDLIPALIERLDQVRCPNCGAFLETENNTFQTDTLELPNGFRIISGGQTGVDRGALDAAIYLGIPHTGWCPKGRKAEDGVIPDKYNLKEMDTGSYWKRTEQNVVDSDGTLIFPGECESKGTSLTIKLAKRYGKPTAVIPLSSPLALETFRAWVSSMHIKALNIAGPRESGCPGICLATKNFLIKALSFAV
- a CDS encoding ATP-binding protein, coding for MKMRMSKIFKTTLLLNFVLFGVISISMSLVSALTLYNHMTDEYVSKGQAIASSIASSSVEILLNRDSSTIQSMIDQFKAIDGAAYVYVQDENGDIISHTFVPRVPEILMHSHSHPKEFSIREIDLPKFGKVIDITKPILAGMAGYVHVGMDKELITKYVWIAIAKLQVVMFFIFWGSVWLLYMNVKRISEPLNKLTEYARKLSDHDFSASIEITSKDEIGLLAGTMQNMASELTTLIAGLERAVTNATSELQDTLTYLEVIIDNLADGLLVIDISGKISLTNHALAELFGLEGQDVIGKDVKYFFTEEMKHLFNLVKGCKQEIYSSEIILPNRTIAKAVATPINKLDSEDDTTLCLGAVILVRDITYEKEIDNLKTDFISTVSHELRTPMTSILGFAKIINKKLEKTVFPHCQTTDIKAQRAMNQIQENIGIIVSEGERLTELINDVLDIAKMESGKVDWKNISIDIKEVLTISSQTTKPLWENKNILMQIDVDENLPVIFGDHDRIMQVMVNLISNALKFTNSGSITCSARDHGDEILISVSDTGSGISEADQKKIFERFKQVGDTLTGKPKGTGLGLPICKQIVEHHSGRIWVDSKLGEGSSFHFTLAKGTPEIEVNQTSALNKINSAGRRSNTNDSPLILIADDDPALNEFLSQIIEDEGYRIVSATNGIEALEIARKQLPQLITMDLKMPRMDGAEAIRQLRMDPSTCHIPVIVISALAEGQKAGGDVALIKPIDDKRLIDTIHGMLHEDLIMTDPCMVLGKSETAPVKNLLVICPGKINYCTPSELWNRIEQGFKGILFVPAEISTTLDLDKLSSIPQVQLVIIPDN
- a CDS encoding response regulator, whose amino-acid sequence is MAGKILVVDDEVHIRMLLEQTLEELEDDYDIELLTAENGEEGLDLIRSERPDLVLLDIMMPYINGYEVCQEVCKDPDLSSVKIILLTAKGQEVDRKHGLNLGAERYMTKPFDPDEIIAVAKEILKLDQ
- a CDS encoding HD domain-containing phosphohydrolase, whose translation is MNTSIKPKIRLKRFIRPKKLKVFFEKAAALLPKNSLLCAYIDDTPVFCADPSIYPFEKTIFTTVVNDANENLRIGVSLQNFSELSEKEINQIKAVLEFTSYSISAHIESEKARRLIGEETLSKYRELSILHRSIVELNNSPKLKDVIKALIKECKSSKIPAEMGVVYLPEEDGFTVFDSFGADSAEIFEELIGCSLFTDIITSLHGEILNDAEQDHRCENKLCGNIRSILIMPIPSPNLCEGMLVLTSKHANAFNAAHLKHVYTLASVAGISISNAYNFESIRVLMDALLKALAEAIDARDPFTAGHSERVAHLAISFARLISQEGNLFNETKFTDEQLREIFYSGILHDIGKIGIKEYVLTKKNRLPNSILDIIGMRMKLFGIHHHKEWEDDYNRVKQINISLSPEQDDLDFIHNISEIKFNINGANIQLLQPEEQKSLLIQKGNLTPEERREIERHPAESKRILEHIPFHEDLAQLLTIICQHHERLDGSGYPAGIKGNEILIQSQILAIVDIYDAITQERHYKPAKPQTRALQILKQEAAEGKLDKHLVNFFIDNILEILEGSKSINLDRPISPRFCKIHRNNLN
- a CDS encoding Hpt domain-containing protein, with the translated sequence MNDSKKNENIVFIESALIDLVPILLDTLVKELAEMEKTFEDGDFVKLQEQAHSSRGAALTYGFDAYAEVLLDLQHAAKSEASEITKYLFGLLHGLLESVEFKVNSSNGKA
- a CDS encoding porin, encoding MNKANVIGTGIVYFIVIMVTFLLVPTVYAAQTEEQVKTTDIADEIITMSWLDRLKWENEDKSVQIKIGGFYSFDWAQISEDSRVGSVYDPVQNHKEEVRWAEPNIGLKLYDRFEFRFQYEIAGKRGQILDLWGQVKDVPYLGKIKVGNFKEPFSMTVLGGRTGSTMMEYPPSAVFAQARNLGIQFENTYFDNRINAAAGIFNKCNYLDNAFTDNNDGVDLTGRIGWRPYLEDDGKKLIHVGLGYSHQFLDADAQKTSFSPTTGSNLSLIKLSGTGSIAAYSQDLVNLELAGIWDQFWLQSEYTSAYLNTKDRNNAYFSGYHVDVGYILTGESKPFKSANAVFGAITPKEPFNPLNGTWGALEIAAQYSHADLNDYHADVRGGVQDNIGVALNWYLNAHTRVAGNYIHADVSGRDNSSLSNGEMDIYQCRIMFYF
- a CDS encoding ABC transporter substrate-binding protein — encoded protein: MKKIHVKHILFPAILIIFYLTTTVYAQKSALPNKPILLGMSAAFTGHSKGLGIELFRGSQAYFNQVNANGGINGHKVVIRYYDDGYNPLPAIRNTINLIERDNVLCMFNYVGTPTVTRVLPVIKHFNTDKPLYLFFPFTGAQPQREYPYKKYVFNLRASYRQETWGLVHNLFMIGRRRIAVLYQADAYGRSGWEGIRKALTEKNLRIVAEATYRRGTDFKSSMEEQVKILAATQPDAIISIGTYEACAAFIRDARDAGLNIPICNLSFVGSENMLHLLNGLEKSTGKKYTENLINTQAVPTYEDTSLAAVRDYRKVMSENPPAPPEEFAKDYNPLKFSFISFEGYLNAKVMSIILERMTESPKKTSLYSATLSIKDLDIGLDAPISFSRGKHQGFDKVYYTTVSEGQFVPLTNWNRWNK